ATACAGAATACAAGGTGATTTCATTTATGACTTTtatagaaagtaattgaaattgtaattgacaaaaaaagtaattggtaattgtaattgaacatttcttcaatcacgtaattgtaattgaggaaagtaattgagcccaaccctgctCTTCAGTGCTCGGTATCTTTCATGATTtcaacaatatacatgtatgtatgtagtGGGATGTCCCCTGAAAACTAATAGCTATCACTGAGTGAAATGGCATACATGATACATGTCCTCTAATTGTCTTCTCCTTTATGTGTGAATGATGTCTGaagggtacatgtatgtaaaagacaagtccaccccaagaaaaagttgatttgaataaaaagagaaaaatccaacaagcatatcactgaaaatgtcatcaaaatcggatgtaaaataagaaagttatgacatttttaataagttttgcttaatttcacaaaataggtATAtccacatcccggtcggtatgcaaatgagggaactgatgacatcactcgctcactatttcttttgtattttatcatatgaaatattcaaattttctcctcattgtccggtgaaaaaaagttttatttctccctgaacatgtggaattatcattgtttaaaattctatggttcattcaagttggtccttattgccaaatctgtaaaacttgaaatattgtataattcaaacaataaaaaacaaaaagaaatagtgagtgagggacatcatcaattctATCATTTGCATGTgtctaaattgtgcatataactattttgtgaaaaataagtgaaactcaTAACTTTTgtatcttacatccgattttgatgacattttcagcattatgcttgtcttatttttctctattgattcaaatcaacattcttctgaggtggacttgaccttttactAAAGAAATCATTTGAGTTTGCATTGTATTCCATATTTATAATCTGAAACGTTAACTCTTGTGAAACGCCATTTTGAGTACTATTTTCTGTTCCTTTCCCTAGGTTCTCGTGCAATAGAACTGGGAGCCAATTGGCTTCATGGTACGAAGGGAAGCCCTGTGTATGAGCTAGCCAAGACACATGACCTTCTCAGTGTAAGTACCCTGGTGTTTCTGTGTTGTAAAAAaggttaccattatggtaactttgccatccaatggtaacttgcatggtatccttgattttgattggctgtcgATCAGCGTTGCCATGGCAGTtaccactggatggcaaagttaccataatagtaacttttatgcaacgggccctgGAGTTTGTTGTAGGCAAGTGGCATTGACCTCTACATGTATCTGCCTGTGATTTTATGCCAAGGTTCCTAACAATTAAGTTATGATGTGTGGTTAACTTGCAGGGATGCCATTTTTCCAACTTAACCCTAactctcccggggtattttgattcttgtccttcccgggggggggccattatggcccccccttaagatctcggccgccgatcgcgcgagcgatgcaaaaatttgcacgctggtagtgtgcgatgtaatctacaaggctgtatggtaaaattttccaaaataatgagattttattttatatgaattaattatgctaatttatgcataaatcatactttttgctctaattcactaaataaagctcctagagtgctaatttttggtagaaatattctttgtagcattcttaacaatcgcattaaaaaaaacttcagtttggaaatcaatttcttatgtattttattgttttatgaatttcttatgtatttctttgtttttttactttttgttttttattgttttatcaatggaaattgttccagacttaattctgatcataaacaaggcaaaataaattaagtttaatcagtaaaagtagaaataatgatacatttatgaattttggctaaatacacaatttgcattggatttgtacatgaaatcacgtttatgagcaattttgggtctgacatgcacttatataatgttgcgtaatgtcgtaaccgtgtacccgggcgtcacaaatttgggctcaaaatttgcgcgagacttgaaagtaaaaagtctgtgagcggcgaggtcaaaaaattttgtgcagcagatatatcgcgaaaattgtggaggggggggccataatggcccccccccgggagaattagggttaagttaGAATGCAGACTTTTctgtcaatttgtttttatttttcacccCTTTTTTAGTGTTGCAGTTGTCCCAGAATGCTACTAATTTGACCAGACAGGTTAAGTCTCGTGAATTATGTCTGAGACTCCCGCATTAGGGTCTCTTGCCCACCCCCTCAAATCTCTTTCTCATGCATGTATCGCAGCCTATCCCCATATACATTATACACAATTCCTTTGATCTCTTGCCGAATCAAATCTCACGCATAGCTGGTCTTCGAACTTGGCATTTCTATTTGACACTTTAAATTGTGTATAATAGTGTTGATTAGGATCTATTAGCTGATGTAACCAATCAGCAATGATTTAATCTGTGCATAAATTGATGAAGTTGAATGTCAAGGTCACTATTATCATTCTTTGATAGTATCATCTATGATTTTTTCTACACAGTATTCAGATGACagctcatcatcttcatcagatGAAAGTGTGTCTTCCCCCTCATACTCTTCCATTTTCGATGAAAATGAAGCAAAGTGGTATAACTACAACAGCGTGGAAGAAAATCAGTTTAGAACAGAATCTGGAGAGTGCATAGACACTAAACTGGTTGTCAGAGCAAAGAAGATGTATGCCGACGCCCTGGACAAGAAGCTTGCTGAGTGCGAGCAACCGGAAGTAGATATTGACCAACGGAAATGTTTAGATGAAGCTGTAGCTCAGGGATTTGCAGAGGAGCTGAAGCAGCATGGTGTCATCAGCGACACAAAAGAGTACCGGCAGTACTGGCTGATGTATGAACACTGTTGTAGAATGGAGTGTATGGATATTGGATCAAACACACTTCAGGATGTTCAGCTCAGAAGCTATGTCAACTATGAGGAGCTGGAAGGGGACTACTACACTACCCTCGGCCGGAAAGGCTACCAAGGTATCTTGGAGAAGCTGCTTGTGGACATCCCGGCAAACAGTATCCACTACAACACCCCTGTATCAAGGATACAGTACGCCAAGTGTCATGATACAAATGATGTTGCTCTGGATTATGAGGATGATTCGGTTGTTATGGTAACCTGTGAAGATGGGAGAACTTTCCTCTGCAATCATGTGATTGTGACTGCTTCTATTGGGTTTCTCAAGGAGAATGTAGAGACTCTCTTCCAGCCTCCCTTGCCAGAAGACAAGCTTGATGCAATCAGAATATTCCCCTATGGAACTGTCAACAAGATCTTCATgaagtaagtaaaaaaaaaagtgaacttTGGAACGAAGTATCCAATCATAATTAAATTTGTACTTGAAAATAtacttaaaatttgtattttcaggtttgaaaaaaaaaaatgtgtgcttttttaattttcaggtaAATTCAGATTATTCAATctcacatttcattttaatgtacAGTATCTATTTAGAGTAGGCTGGGTAATTCATTCCCTTACTTATATACTTACCAGTTTTGTTTTAAAGCTCATACACCAAATACTGcttattgcaaatttgcaatgttTATCACAATGGAAaatgtttgatgaaaatttagtGGATATTgttcatgtattcattttgtttttactttgcgTTTGTATAATTGACTCACAGCCCACGCTGAATGGGTATGATATTTTATGATTGTGTTACACAAGTTTGTAATTACCTATAATAGAGGAAATAcaggagaaataaaaagaaagttatatAAAATGGAATAATACCATGTACATACTGTAATCACCACCAATAAAAGTAATTTGATGAGAATTACCCAGTTTATAAAAGGGGATATGAAATGGAATATAGTATGTACACTGTATAATCATCTCTACTTTCAGATATGCAGTTTGTATTATTTACTTGTAAGGGGATATGAAATCTACTAATAAGATACTTGAAGGTTTGTGGATATTTGTTAATGGTATAGGTTGGCCAGCATAACAAGGTATAATGAAATATGTGtgtatacatttacatgtagcacCATTGCAAAGAATATTGACTACACATGTGCATAATTATGTTGGGAGTAATACATGTATAGGGAGAGTGGATCAgctgtagaaatgtcaaataaGCTAGTATCAAAttcaataatacaaatatatgtatataaaaccTTATGGATAATGTGAAATTACATTAAATAATAGGTAATCACCCTATGAAGGGAATATGAAGTTAAATAATATGTTACCACCtgcattaaataaaatgaaaatgatataggAATATTTGTGAACCCTAATTGGATATGGGATgtaatgaaataattcaattccAGACATTAAATGTCAATATGCAGAGGACAAGGTGGCCTAAAGAGCAGAAATGGTTAAGAAATTAAAGGGACACCAACAAAATTCTGTGGCCAATAATACTAGGTACATTGAGGCCAATCATCAGGGCATTCTTGGCCATGGCCTGTGATGTCCTTGTATTACTCTACACCCTGTAATactacacccccccccaaaaaaaaaaaaaaaaagagaaaagaatgaaaaccGATGTGATGTCATactttatgatttttatttatcaaataatccattatttttttttccaaaacaaaGGTACAAGAGACCATTTTGGACCTCAGAAGACTTTGGCCTTCAGGTTCTGTGGGATTCACCAAACAAGGATGAATctgaggaggaagagaaggagaaatTCTACCGGATGCTGACCGGGTTTGATGTTGAAGATAAGAATGATGATATCCTCTTGGGATGGGTGTATGGACGAGGAGCGGATTACATGGAGACGATGACTGATGAAGAAACTGGACAGGTGAGGCTCAAACTTGATTTTAATCtcttgactactgaattctgtaattcctaTCATCCTTTTGCAGGGATCGACAGTATCCAGTAGCCAATGGGTTTATTCATTGGATTCACAATACAGTGCAtcatctatcggttgcagctGACAGGCAAATTTCTAACTTCAGGGTCGACATTGCGCGCAAACGCAGGCATGCAGCGCACGGTGCTAGTCTACTGTAATGTGACTGTGATGTTTCgaaaatgaaaaccatatggCAAAAGCGGAGGAAGAATTCACCGAAAACGGTCTAAATTTGGCAAAGAAATATTCggcaaatttctctcccaccACCTGAACCCTGATAAACAGCATATGCAAGCAGGCCAAACAGCATTGGCCAGCGCAGCATAATTGCATTTGCATGCATGCACTAGTGTGCTCATTAGGTGTCAACTTTTTCCCATgtgccattttgaattttggccTAGATCCGCTGCAACCGATAGGTGATgcaccatattgtgaatccaccaaaTTGAGAGGGTGTAAAAGTTCTcggttattttttgttaaatattcAATTGCACTCTTACATCAAAGCAAGTCTTTCCTTACTGACTACTTGATGCAGACGGTGGGTTTTAAAGAAACGACGGACCGGTTGGTATATGGCCAGACAAAGGGTATTTTGGGTatgtgcctacatgtacatgtagaaaggCTAAGAGGGCTATTGGCTTTTAAATTCAAGGTAGGTGGCTCAAGGGGGCATGGCCGATGATGACATGGAAGAAACGTACATAGTAGGGTAAGGGGATGGGCTGAGGATAGAGGATGCACTGAATAGTGCAAAGTGGAGGGAGGGGGTAAGGTTCATTGCCACAAGTTTGACGTGAATCCAGTCACCCCCGTTCAACAGGAACAAATGGGATTTAAAACTTATGACTACTGACTGATATATGCTATTGAAATTGCTGAATAAAAGATGAATAGATTATGAAGATAAACTAAACTGTCTTATTCAAGCAAAATTTTTTGTCTTTGTTATATTAAACAGCGTTGTACAGCGATACTGAGAAAGTTCTTGAATGACCCATCCATACCGGAGCCTGAAAAGGTTCTCTGCACCCGATGGAACGGTAATCGGTTTCAGCGAG
This region of Lytechinus pictus isolate F3 Inbred chromosome 16, Lp3.0, whole genome shotgun sequence genomic DNA includes:
- the LOC135156969 gene encoding spermine oxidase-like gives rise to the protein MAGERRKVVIVGAGMAGLSAGVELCKSGCYDVTILEAMPTCGGRIQTLKGFGSRAIELGANWLHGTKGSPVYELAKTHDLLSYSDDSSSSSSDESVSSPSYSSIFDENEAKWYNYNSVEENQFRTESGECIDTKLVVRAKKMYADALDKKLAECEQPEVDIDQRKCLDEAVAQGFAEELKQHGVISDTKEYRQYWLMYEHCCRMECMDIGSNTLQDVQLRSYVNYEELEGDYYTTLGRKGYQGILEKLLVDIPANSIHYNTPVSRIQYAKCHDTNDVALDYEDDSVVMVTCEDGRTFLCNHVIVTASIGFLKENVETLFQPPLPEDKLDAIRIFPYGTVNKIFMKYKRPFWTSEDFGLQVLWDSPNKDESEEEEKEKFYRMLTGFDVEDKNDDILLGWVYGRGADYMETMTDEETGQRCTAILRKFLNDPSIPEPEKVLCTRWNGNRFQRGSYGAFLPVEGSGKEIEAFQRPVYSQRTRHGKKVPVLLFAGEACHESYFSTTHGAMVSGMDQAKVLIKFSSTSE